Proteins found in one Sphaeramia orbicularis chromosome 8, fSphaOr1.1, whole genome shotgun sequence genomic segment:
- the LOC115424139 gene encoding alpha-2,8-sialyltransferase 8F-like isoform X2: MAGLLWEGRGMRGHCFSFMLTVLFLGTLLTTFIWYMSNNSHVEPHRLPAPKKTEKRAPSVSSDSCNDCSHVEPDKLPPQKKTEEKAPSVSSDNCKGCSKVINKVLEHYSQTWTKQEENYLNFRSQLHTRCRGSDRAILTQANAPVGSKIVYDGEKKVREVTPELFRTFVKESPFSNKTWDTCAVVGNGGILTNSNCGNTIDSTQFVIRCNLPPLENEFKAHVGSKTDIVTANPSSYMKKFGGLLGPRRPFADSLQIYGNSMMLFPAFSFLDSTPSCLRALYSIEDFEIPIQPVLLNPGYVQSLTALWRSKGLKEIRLSTGLVVTSLALEICTNVHLYGFWPFSNHPHGFQPLTHHYYDDQKANHLHVMPSEFQLLLQLHSQGVLRLHLGQCGEQ; this comes from the exons ATGGCTGGGTTACTGTGGGAGGGGAGAGGTATGAGGGGACACTGCTTCTCTTTCATGCTCACTGTCTTGTTTCTGGGGACCCTGCTGACCACTTTCATCTGGTACATGTCCAACAACAG TCATGTGGAGCCTCACAGACTACCTGCTCCGAAGAAAACTGAGAAAAGAGCCCCCTCTGTGTCctctgacagctgtaatgactgcAG TCATGTGGAGCCTGACAAACTGCCTCCTCagaagaaaactgaggaaaaagccCCCTCTGTGTCCTCTGACAACTGTAAAGGCTGCAG TAAAGTCATAAATAAAGTTTTAGAGCACTATTCTCAAACCTGGACCAAGCAGGAGGAAAATTACCTAAATTTCAG ATCTCAGTTGCACACCAGGTGCCGTGGCTCTGACAGGGCCATCCTCACCCAGGCCAATGCCCCGGTGGGATCGAAGATTGTGTACGATGGCGAAAAAAAGGTCCGCGAAGTAACCCCGGAGCTTTTCAGAACATTTGTGAAg GAGTCTCCATTTTCAAATAAAACATGGGACACATGTGCTGTGGTTGGAAACGGAGGGATCCTGACCAACAGCAACTGTGGAAACACAATAGATTCAACCCAGTTTGTCATCAG GTGCAACCTACCTCCTTTGGAGAATGAATTTAAGGCACATGTGGGCAGCAAGACCGACATTGTGACTGCAAACCCAAGCAGTTATATGAAGAA ATTTGGGGGTCTATTAGGACCGCGCCGTCCATTTGCGGATAGTCTCCAAATATATGGAAACTCCATGATGCTCTTTCCTGCTTTTAGCTTTTTGGATTCCACTCCTTCATGCCTACGGGCACTTTACTCCATTGAGGACTTTGAGATCCCCATTCAGCCTGTCTTACTGAACCCTGGGTACGTCCAGAGTCTGACTGCTTTGTGGCGCAGCAAGGGTCTGAAAGAAATCCGGCTCAGCACTGGTTTAGTCGTGACCAGCCTGGCGCTGGAAATTTGTACCAATGTGCACCTGTATGGCTTCTGGCCCTTCAGTAACCACCCACACGGATTTCAACCCCTCACTCACCACTACTACGATGACCAAAAGGCAAATCACTTGCATGTTATGCCTTCTGAGTTCCAGCTCCTGCTGCAGCTGCACAGTCAGGGGGTGCTCAGGCTTCACCTGGGACAATGTGGGGAACAGTAG
- the LOC115424139 gene encoding alpha-2,8-sialyltransferase 8F-like isoform X1 has product MIGLLWEGRGMRGHCFSFMLTVLFLGTLLTTFIWYMSNDSHVEPHRLPAPKKTEKRAPSVSSDSCNDCSHVEPHRLPAPKKTEKRAPSVSSDSCNDCSHVEPDKLPPQKKTEEKAPSVSSDNCKGCSKVINKVLEHYSQTWTKQEENYLNFRSQLHTRCRGSDRAILTQANAPVGSKIVYDGEKKVREVTPELFRTFVKESPFSNKTWDTCAVVGNGGILTNSNCGNTIDSTQFVIRCNLPPLENEFKAHVGSKTDIVTANPSSYMKKFGGLLGPRRPFADSLQIYGNSMMLFPAFSFLDSTPSCLRALYSIEDFEIPIQPVLLNPGYVQSLTALWRSKGLKEIRLSTGLVVTSLALEICTNVHLYGFWPFSNHPHGFQPLTHHYYDDQKANHLHVMPSEFQLLLQLHSQGVLRLHLGQCGEQ; this is encoded by the exons TCATGTGGAGCCTCACAGACTACCTGCTCCGAAGAAAACTGAGAAAAGAGCCCCCTCTGTGTCctctgacagctgtaatgactgcAG TCATGTGGAGCCTCACAGACTACCTGCTCCGAAGAAAACTGAGAAAAGAGCCCCCTCTGTGTCctctgacagctgtaatgactgcAG TCATGTGGAGCCTGACAAACTGCCTCCTCagaagaaaactgaggaaaaagccCCCTCTGTGTCCTCTGACAACTGTAAAGGCTGCAG TAAAGTCATAAATAAAGTTTTAGAGCACTATTCTCAAACCTGGACCAAGCAGGAGGAAAATTACCTAAATTTCAG ATCTCAGTTGCACACCAGGTGCCGTGGCTCTGACAGGGCCATCCTCACCCAGGCCAATGCCCCGGTGGGATCGAAGATTGTGTACGATGGCGAAAAAAAGGTCCGCGAAGTAACCCCGGAGCTTTTCAGAACATTTGTGAAg GAGTCTCCATTTTCAAATAAAACATGGGACACATGTGCTGTGGTTGGAAACGGAGGGATCCTGACCAACAGCAACTGTGGAAACACAATAGATTCAACCCAGTTTGTCATCAG GTGCAACCTACCTCCTTTGGAGAATGAATTTAAGGCACATGTGGGCAGCAAGACCGACATTGTGACTGCAAACCCAAGCAGTTATATGAAGAA ATTTGGGGGTCTATTAGGACCGCGCCGTCCATTTGCGGATAGTCTCCAAATATATGGAAACTCCATGATGCTCTTTCCTGCTTTTAGCTTTTTGGATTCCACTCCTTCATGCCTACGGGCACTTTACTCCATTGAGGACTTTGAGATCCCCATTCAGCCTGTCTTACTGAACCCTGGGTACGTCCAGAGTCTGACTGCTTTGTGGCGCAGCAAGGGTCTGAAAGAAATCCGGCTCAGCACTGGTTTAGTCGTGACCAGCCTGGCGCTGGAAATTTGTACCAATGTGCACCTGTATGGCTTCTGGCCCTTCAGTAACCACCCACACGGATTTCAACCCCTCACTCACCACTACTACGATGACCAAAAGGCAAATCACTTGCATGTTATGCCTTCTGAGTTCCAGCTCCTGCTGCAGCTGCACAGTCAGGGGGTGCTCAGGCTTCACCTGGGACAATGTGGGGAACAGTAG
- the LOC115424140 gene encoding alpha-2,8-sialyltransferase 8E-like isoform X1: MIGLLWEGRGMRGHCFSVMLTVLFLGTLLTTFIWYMSNDSHVEPHRLPAPKKTEKRAPSVSSDSCNDCSHVEPDKLPPQKKTEEKAPSVSSDNCKGCSKVINKVLEHYSQTWTKQEENYQKYRSQLHTRCRGSEKAILTQANTPVGSKILYDGEKQRFRKVTLELFRTFMKESPFSNKTWDTCAVVGNGGILTNSNCGNTIDSTQFVIRCNLPPLENEFKAHVGSKTDIVTANPSSYMKKFGGLQGQRRPFVDSLQKYGNSMMLLPAFSFAFSTPPCLRALYSVEDFEIPIQPVFLNPEYIQNLTDFWRSQGVREIRLSTGLVVTSLALEICTNVHLYGFWPFSHHPHGFQPLTHHYYDDRKANYFHSMPSEFKLLLQLHSQGVLRLHLGQCGEQ, from the exons ATGATTGGGTTACTGTGGGAGGGGAGAGGTATGAGAGGACACTGCTTCTCTGTCATGCTCACTGTCCTGTTTCTGGGGACCCTGCTGACCACTTTCATCTGGTACATGTCCAACGACAG TCATGTGGAGCCTCACAGACTACCTGCTCCGAAGAAAACTGAGAAAAGAGCCCCCTCTGTGTCctctgacagctgtaatgactgcAG TCATGTGGAGCCTGACAAACTGCCTCCTCagaagaaaactgaggaaaaagccCCCTCTGTGTCCTCTGACAACTGTAAAGGCTGCAG TAAAGTCATAAATAAAGTTTTAGAGCACTATTCTCAAACCTGGACCAAGCAGGAGGAAAATTACCAAAAGTACAG ATCTCAGTTGCACACCAGGTGCCGTGGCTCCGAAAAGGCCATTCTCACCCAGGCCAACACCCCGGTGGGATCGAAGATTCTGTATGATGGTGAAAAACAGAGGTTCCGCAAAGTAACCCTGGAGCTTTTCAGAACATTTATGAAG GAGTCTCCATTTTCAAATAAAACATGGGACACATGTGCTGTGGTTGGAAACGGAGGGATCCTGACCAACAGCAACTGTGGAAACACAATAGATTCAACCCAGTTTGTCATCAG GTGCAACCTACCTCCTTTGGAGAATGAATTTAAGGCACATGTGGGCAGCAAGACCGACATTGTGACTGCAAACCCAAGCAGTTATATGAAGAA ATTTGGGGGTCTACAAGGACAACGCCGTCCATTTGTGGACAGTCTCCAAAAATATGGAAACTCCATGATGCTCCTTCCTGCATTTAGCTTCGCCTTTTCCACTCCTCCGTGCCTGCGGGCGCTTTACTCCGTTGAGGACTTTGAGATCCCCATTCAGCCCGTCTTTTTGAACCCTGAGTACATCCAGAATCTGACTGACTTCTGGCGCAGCCAGGGCGTAAGAGAAATCCGGCTCAGCACTGGTTTAGTGGTGACTAGCCTGGCGCTGGAAATTTGTACCAATGTGCACCTGTATGGCTTCTGGCCCTTCAGTCACCACCCACACGGATTTCAACCCCTCACTCACCACTACTACGATGACCGCAAGGCCAATTACTTTCATTCCATGCCTTCTGAATTCAAACTCCTGCTGCAGCTGCACAGTCAGGGGGTGCTCAGGCTTCACCTGGGACAATGTGGGGAACAATAG
- the LOC115424140 gene encoding alpha-2,8-sialyltransferase 8E-like isoform X2, giving the protein MRGQHLKSLFSCTLTVLFLGTLLTTFIWYTSNDSHVEPHRLPAPKKTEKRAPSVSSDSCNDCSHVEPDKLPPQKKTEEKAPSVSSDNCKGCSKVINKVLEHYSQTWTKQEENYQKYRSQLHTRCRGSEKAILTQANTPVGSKILYDGEKQRFRKVTLELFRTFMKESPFSNKTWDTCAVVGNGGILTNSNCGNTIDSTQFVIRCNLPPLENEFKAHVGSKTDIVTANPSSYMKKFGGLQGQRRPFVDSLQKYGNSMMLLPAFSFAFSTPPCLRALYSVEDFEIPIQPVFLNPEYIQNLTDFWRSQGVREIRLSTGLVVTSLALEICTNVHLYGFWPFSHHPHGFQPLTHHYYDDRKANYFHSMPSEFKLLLQLHSQGVLRLHLGQCGEQ; this is encoded by the exons ATGAGGGGACAGCACTTGAAGTCACTCTTCTCCTGCACGCTCACTGTCCTGTTTCTGGGGACCCTGCTGACCACTTTCATCTGGTACACATCCAACGACAG TCATGTGGAGCCTCACAGACTACCTGCTCCGAAGAAAACTGAGAAAAGAGCCCCCTCTGTGTCctctgacagctgtaatgactgcAG TCATGTGGAGCCTGACAAACTGCCTCCTCagaagaaaactgaggaaaaagccCCCTCTGTGTCCTCTGACAACTGTAAAGGCTGCAG TAAAGTCATAAATAAAGTTTTAGAGCACTATTCTCAAACCTGGACCAAGCAGGAGGAAAATTACCAAAAGTACAG ATCTCAGTTGCACACCAGGTGCCGTGGCTCCGAAAAGGCCATTCTCACCCAGGCCAACACCCCGGTGGGATCGAAGATTCTGTATGATGGTGAAAAACAGAGGTTCCGCAAAGTAACCCTGGAGCTTTTCAGAACATTTATGAAG GAGTCTCCATTTTCAAATAAAACATGGGACACATGTGCTGTGGTTGGAAACGGAGGGATCCTGACCAACAGCAACTGTGGAAACACAATAGATTCAACCCAGTTTGTCATCAG GTGCAACCTACCTCCTTTGGAGAATGAATTTAAGGCACATGTGGGCAGCAAGACCGACATTGTGACTGCAAACCCAAGCAGTTATATGAAGAA ATTTGGGGGTCTACAAGGACAACGCCGTCCATTTGTGGACAGTCTCCAAAAATATGGAAACTCCATGATGCTCCTTCCTGCATTTAGCTTCGCCTTTTCCACTCCTCCGTGCCTGCGGGCGCTTTACTCCGTTGAGGACTTTGAGATCCCCATTCAGCCCGTCTTTTTGAACCCTGAGTACATCCAGAATCTGACTGACTTCTGGCGCAGCCAGGGCGTAAGAGAAATCCGGCTCAGCACTGGTTTAGTGGTGACTAGCCTGGCGCTGGAAATTTGTACCAATGTGCACCTGTATGGCTTCTGGCCCTTCAGTCACCACCCACACGGATTTCAACCCCTCACTCACCACTACTACGATGACCGCAAGGCCAATTACTTTCATTCCATGCCTTCTGAATTCAAACTCCTGCTGCAGCTGCACAGTCAGGGGGTGCTCAGGCTTCACCTGGGACAATGTGGGGAACAATAG